In Aestuariibaculum lutulentum, one DNA window encodes the following:
- a CDS encoding universal stress protein, producing the protein MKNILLPTDFSENSWNAIKYAINFFEKDTCHFYLLHVNRVGENYMNGSPYIVSEEVLEDVYVKPTKQKLHSILKRIVTELPANTNHKFHTLFDYNFFIDSIRKHVEEKNIDLIVMGTKGSDGLRKIVMGSNTGDVIKKVKCNVLTVPEKATFNTIKEIAFPSDFSLTYNIQILQPLLDILEHNKASLRVLHISKNKTDLNAEQLKNRELLEDYFTSIESSFHYLTNRKLEDAVQCFIDSREINMICMVAKNLNYFQQILFHSQIEELSYHLKIPFLVLHETP; encoded by the coding sequence ATGAAAAATATACTCTTACCAACGGACTTTTCTGAGAATTCATGGAATGCCATAAAGTATGCTATTAACTTTTTTGAAAAAGATACATGTCATTTTTATTTACTGCATGTTAACAGAGTTGGTGAGAATTATATGAATGGCTCCCCTTATATCGTTTCAGAGGAGGTACTAGAAGATGTTTATGTAAAACCAACTAAACAAAAATTACATAGCATTTTAAAACGTATAGTAACAGAACTCCCGGCAAACACCAATCATAAATTCCATACACTGTTTGACTATAATTTCTTTATTGATTCTATTCGGAAACATGTTGAAGAAAAAAATATAGACCTTATTGTTATGGGTACAAAAGGCTCTGATGGTTTAAGAAAGATTGTTATGGGAAGCAATACCGGAGATGTTATAAAAAAAGTAAAATGTAATGTTTTAACAGTTCCCGAAAAAGCAACGTTTAACACCATAAAGGAAATTGCTTTTCCTTCAGATTTTTCACTAACCTATAACATTCAAATTCTCCAACCGCTATTAGATATATTAGAACACAACAAAGCGTCTCTTCGCGTATTACACATTAGTAAAAACAAAACCGATTTAAATGCTGAACAATTAAAAAACCGTGAACTACTTGAAGATTACTTTACAAGTATCGAATCTAGTTTTCACTACTTAACAAACAGAAAATTAGAAGATGCTGTACAATGCTTTATTGATAGCAGAGAGATCAATATGATTTGTATGGTAGCCAAAAACTTAAACTATTTTCAGCAAATCTTATTTCATTCGCAAATTGAAGAATTAAGCTATCATTTAAAAATACCATTTTTAGTATTACATGAAACACCTTAA
- a CDS encoding universal stress protein: protein MRKILIPTDFSENAFNAIKFAIDLFKYEISEFYIMHAYQDEIYESEDLIDESDVKKVTETVSNSSKTSLERTLKTIKTISPNPKHTYNIISANNMLIDEMDAIVDDKNIDVIIMGTKGKTNDKKITFGSHTLQVIKYVQCPVLAIPENYKYTQPKHILFPTNYLIPYKRRELKLLCEMASTYRAVVDVLYISVSDKLSLRQKDNQKFIKEELHKTTLNFKIANSKHIINSIYQHIKENDINMLVMVNTRHSFLENMIYQSTIDEFGLNLDIPFLALQNIKRY from the coding sequence ATGAGAAAGATATTAATTCCTACCGATTTTTCTGAAAATGCATTCAATGCTATAAAGTTTGCCATCGACCTATTTAAATATGAGATAAGTGAATTTTATATAATGCACGCTTATCAAGATGAAATATATGAATCTGAAGATCTAATTGATGAAAGCGACGTAAAAAAGGTAACTGAAACCGTAAGCAACTCATCGAAAACTTCCTTAGAACGTACTTTAAAAACCATTAAAACCATCTCTCCTAATCCAAAGCATACTTATAATATTATTTCAGCAAATAATATGCTAATAGACGAAATGGACGCTATTGTTGATGATAAAAACATTGATGTTATTATCATGGGAACTAAAGGAAAAACTAATGATAAAAAAATAACCTTTGGAAGCCATACTCTACAAGTTATAAAATACGTACAGTGCCCTGTTTTAGCCATTCCTGAAAACTATAAATACACACAACCTAAACATATACTCTTTCCTACCAACTATTTAATTCCATATAAAAGAAGAGAATTAAAATTACTTTGTGAAATGGCATCAACTTACAGAGCTGTAGTTGATGTGCTTTATATATCAGTTAGCGACAAACTATCCTTAAGACAAAAAGACAATCAAAAATTTATAAAAGAAGAGTTACATAAAACCACCCTTAATTTTAAAATAGCTAATAGTAAACATATTATAAATTCAATTTACCAACACATAAAAGAGAATGACATTAATATGCTAGTCATGGTAAATACGAGACATTCATTTTTAGAAAATATGATATACCAATCTACCATAGATGAATTCGGCTTAAACTTAGATATTCCATTTTTAGCCTTGCAAAACATCAAACGCTACTAA
- a CDS encoding universal stress protein, translating into MKTILLPTDFSENSWNAIKYAMQLFKNETCTFYLLNIYTPAIYHVEYVLVQPAQFGMYDAVRDNSIHGLEDFKTRIKNEYDNPKHTIEIIAAFNTLISEINDIIKDKRIDYVVMGTKGATGAEGILFGSNTVHVLKHVKCPVLAIPSEFEFEEIHEVLFPTDYGVKYEERQIKPILDLISLNHTCINILHVLDGYGLAGYQKENKEALKNHFKNATYLIHEVDKQTVEQGISNFQLKNRINLLVMLNNKHSFFTNLFFKSTINQIGFHLNVPFLVIPAKL; encoded by the coding sequence ATGAAAACAATACTGCTTCCCACCGATTTTTCCGAGAACTCTTGGAATGCCATAAAGTATGCCATGCAACTTTTTAAAAATGAAACCTGTACATTCTATTTATTAAACATATACACACCCGCTATTTATCATGTTGAATATGTATTAGTTCAGCCAGCTCAGTTTGGGATGTACGACGCTGTTAGAGACAATTCGATTCATGGTCTGGAAGATTTTAAAACTCGAATAAAAAACGAATATGATAATCCTAAACACACTATAGAAATCATTGCCGCCTTTAACACTCTAATTTCAGAAATCAATGATATTATAAAAGACAAACGTATAGACTATGTTGTTATGGGTACCAAGGGAGCAACAGGTGCCGAAGGCATTCTGTTTGGGTCTAACACCGTACATGTTTTAAAACACGTAAAATGTCCGGTGCTGGCTATTCCCAGTGAATTTGAATTTGAAGAAATTCATGAAGTATTGTTCCCAACAGATTATGGTGTGAAATATGAGGAACGACAAATAAAACCCATTTTGGATTTAATTTCATTAAATCATACTTGCATTAATATCCTTCACGTACTCGATGGATACGGTTTGGCTGGATATCAAAAAGAAAATAAAGAAGCTCTTAAAAATCATTTTAAAAATGCGACCTACTTAATTCATGAAGTAGATAAACAAACTGTTGAGCAAGGTATTTCAAATTTTCAACTTAAAAACAGAATTAATTTATTAGTCATGCTAAATAACAAACACTCATTCTTTACAAATCTATTCTTTAAATCTACCATAAACCAAATAGGGTTTCACTTAAATGTTCCTTTTTTGGTTATTCCTGCTAAACTATAA
- a CDS encoding vanadium-dependent haloperoxidase, whose amino-acid sequence MKRIKLVLILATLLLALGCKQEKQQTQIIEEPKGKQNIAYKWGFMAIQAQARDTERFKPRPTVTSRYLGLISVAMFDAWSRFNDKATPVYASEIERRPENEHTLKNKEIAVSYAAYRALLEYYYSDADVFEDYMRELGLDPMDVSMDPSTPVGIGNLAAKAVIEARKHDGSNQYGDEEGSNGKPYFDYTGYKPVNDADDNVDVNRWQPKYFTDAKKGKYAPGCLTPYWQLVKPVTMDSASQFRPGPPPMVGSEQLAMEVAEVVELQANLTDEHKALVEFMRDGPQSVQQAGHWFKFAQEVSIRDQHNLDEDVKMYFLNQITAMDAFIASWESKMFYDFARPFALVHEYYGGKEIVAWAGPGKGMQKMDGNDWRPYSPSNFLCPPFPSYTSGHSTISGACAEALKLYTGDEYFGASVELIPGSLTETDPDFFGKKVTLEFPTFTKTAEMAGISRVMGGYHIQADNVAGLQLGRDVAHQAWKFYKQHLGE is encoded by the coding sequence ATGAAGAGAATTAAATTAGTATTAATCTTAGCGACGTTGCTACTCGCATTAGGATGTAAACAAGAAAAACAGCAAACTCAAATTATTGAAGAGCCTAAAGGGAAACAAAATATCGCTTATAAATGGGGTTTTATGGCCATACAGGCACAGGCAAGGGATACCGAACGATTTAAGCCGAGGCCAACAGTTACTTCACGCTATCTAGGACTTATATCAGTTGCTATGTTTGATGCTTGGTCACGATTTAACGACAAGGCAACTCCTGTTTATGCCTCAGAAATAGAAAGACGGCCTGAGAATGAACATACTTTAAAAAATAAGGAAATTGCTGTGAGTTACGCTGCCTACCGAGCCTTGTTGGAATATTATTATTCTGATGCAGATGTATTTGAGGATTATATGAGGGAATTGGGACTTGATCCCATGGATGTGTCTATGGATCCAAGTACTCCAGTGGGGATAGGCAATCTTGCAGCTAAAGCAGTTATTGAAGCAAGAAAACATGATGGTTCTAATCAGTATGGTGATGAAGAAGGTTCAAATGGAAAACCATACTTTGATTATACTGGTTATAAACCAGTAAATGATGCCGATGATAATGTAGATGTTAACCGCTGGCAACCAAAGTACTTTACAGATGCTAAAAAGGGTAAATATGCTCCAGGTTGCCTAACACCTTATTGGCAATTGGTAAAACCTGTTACAATGGACTCAGCAAGTCAGTTTAGACCGGGGCCACCACCTATGGTAGGGTCTGAACAATTGGCTATGGAAGTTGCTGAGGTAGTAGAATTACAGGCAAATTTAACCGACGAGCATAAGGCTTTGGTTGAGTTTATGAGAGATGGACCACAGTCGGTACAACAAGCAGGGCACTGGTTCAAATTTGCCCAAGAGGTTTCCATTAGGGATCAGCATAATTTGGATGAAGACGTTAAAATGTATTTTTTAAATCAGATTACAGCTATGGATGCTTTTATTGCCTCATGGGAATCTAAAATGTTTTACGATTTTGCCAGACCTTTTGCGTTGGTTCATGAATACTATGGGGGTAAAGAAATTGTTGCATGGGCAGGCCCAGGAAAAGGTATGCAGAAGATGGACGGTAATGACTGGAGACCCTATTCACCCTCAAATTTTTTGTGTCCTCCGTTTCCGAGCTATACATCTGGTCATAGTACTATTAGTGGTGCGTGCGCGGAAGCCTTAAAACTATATACAGGTGATGAGTATTTTGGAGCGTCGGTAGAGTTAATACCAGGTTCGCTCACCGAAACCGATCCTGATTTTTTTGGAAAAAAAGTTACCTTAGAATTTCCAACGTTTACTAAAACAGCTGAAATGGCTGGTATTTCAAGAGTAATGGGAGGTTATCATATTCAGGCCGATAACGTGGCGGGTTTGCAATTGGGACGAGATGTTGCCCACCAAGCTTGGAAGTTTTATAAACAACATTTAGGTGAATAG
- a CDS encoding thioredoxin domain-containing protein, translated as MEIRLNHLAAETSPYLLQHSSNPVDWYPWTDEVLSLANTKNKLLIISIGYSTCHWCHVMEEESFSDTEVAKVMNQDFINIKVDREERPDVDQVYMTAAQMMNGSGGWPLNVIALPDGRPVFIGSYMEKDVWTKVLKRFNAHFKSEPEKLYEYAAQVSEGLEEIVPMAGTMQTNAFSLQELEEAMGKWKRNWDTQWGGDQATEKFMLPVKMKFLLKYAVMLGDKDAYKQVMLTLDKMALGGIFDHIGGGFFRYATDYKWQVPHFEKMLYDNAQMIDLYVNAYKASKDSKYRNVVYATFSFLENNMANGKGGYYVAIDADSDGEEGRFYLWNDEELQNVLGVELDNFSKVFNTLKVKLDDEGEGYVLQPVETDSVLSKRLDVATEELLKNKQKWKRLLLERRDKRVKPLTDKKVISSWNAQLASAYIEAYMAFGDETFLKRGIAIHKFIKENLMNGNQLYHSYISKQVGNKGFLEDYAFYINMLINLFRATTDLTYLDEARHVLERTNALFYDAKKGFYNFVSEDELITQVIKLDDGVNPSPNAVMAQNLLQLGNIYFDKDYKNKGKTMLVHIQSELGEYLPYYTLWASELLNFMADSYEVAIIGDEAKSMLKDINKTYLPNALIVGSPKNCPIAIFEDRYTEGGTYIYICQENMCKLPMEKVELAIKQIQENYEEN; from the coding sequence ATGGAGATACGCCTTAACCATTTGGCTGCCGAAACTAGCCCTTATTTATTGCAACATTCAAGTAATCCGGTAGATTGGTATCCATGGACTGATGAGGTACTGTCTTTGGCTAATACTAAAAACAAACTTCTAATCATTAGTATAGGATATTCTACTTGTCACTGGTGTCATGTAATGGAAGAGGAAAGTTTTTCCGATACAGAGGTAGCGAAAGTAATGAATCAGGATTTTATCAACATTAAGGTTGATAGGGAGGAACGCCCTGATGTTGACCAAGTGTATATGACGGCTGCCCAAATGATGAACGGTTCTGGAGGCTGGCCACTAAATGTTATAGCGCTACCCGACGGACGCCCGGTGTTTATCGGTAGTTATATGGAAAAGGATGTTTGGACGAAAGTTTTGAAGAGGTTTAATGCACATTTTAAATCCGAGCCCGAAAAACTATATGAATATGCTGCGCAGGTTTCAGAAGGTTTAGAAGAGATTGTACCAATGGCGGGAACAATGCAGACGAATGCTTTTAGTTTGCAGGAGCTAGAGGAAGCCATGGGGAAATGGAAAAGGAATTGGGATACTCAATGGGGAGGCGATCAGGCTACTGAAAAGTTTATGCTACCCGTAAAGATGAAATTTCTATTAAAATATGCTGTAATGTTAGGGGATAAGGATGCCTATAAACAGGTTATGTTGACTTTAGATAAAATGGCTTTGGGCGGTATATTTGACCATATAGGAGGTGGATTTTTTCGGTATGCTACAGATTATAAATGGCAGGTGCCCCATTTCGAGAAAATGTTATACGACAATGCGCAAATGATAGACCTTTACGTTAATGCCTATAAGGCGTCAAAAGATTCGAAATATAGGAATGTTGTTTATGCTACTTTTTCTTTTTTAGAAAATAATATGGCTAATGGAAAAGGGGGGTATTACGTAGCTATTGATGCGGACAGTGATGGCGAAGAGGGACGTTTTTATTTATGGAATGATGAGGAATTGCAGAATGTTCTGGGAGTTGAGTTAGACAATTTTAGCAAGGTATTCAACACCCTAAAAGTTAAATTAGATGACGAAGGTGAGGGTTATGTACTTCAACCTGTCGAAACGGACAGTGTTTTGTCTAAGCGATTGGATGTTGCAACAGAAGAACTATTAAAAAATAAACAGAAGTGGAAGAGACTATTATTAGAACGTCGCGATAAAAGGGTTAAGCCGCTGACAGATAAAAAAGTAATTTCTTCTTGGAATGCACAACTAGCCAGTGCCTACATAGAGGCTTATATGGCTTTTGGAGATGAAACCTTTCTTAAAAGAGGTATCGCTATTCACAAGTTTATTAAGGAAAACCTGATGAATGGTAATCAACTGTACCATTCCTATATTTCTAAGCAAGTCGGCAATAAAGGGTTTTTAGAAGATTATGCATTTTATATAAATATGCTAATCAATTTATTTAGAGCTACAACAGATTTGACGTATTTAGATGAAGCAAGACATGTGTTGGAGCGTACCAATGCGCTTTTTTACGATGCTAAAAAGGGATTTTACAATTTTGTTAGTGAAGATGAATTAATTACCCAAGTCATAAAACTAGACGATGGGGTTAATCCATCCCCCAATGCTGTAATGGCCCAAAACTTATTACAATTGGGGAATATTTATTTTGATAAGGATTATAAAAATAAGGGCAAGACAATGTTAGTTCACATCCAGTCCGAACTGGGAGAATATTTGCCATATTATACCTTATGGGCTAGTGAATTGTTGAATTTTATGGCCGATTCATATGAGGTGGCCATAATAGGTGATGAAGCAAAATCTATGCTAAAAGATATAAATAAGACTTATTTGCCAAACGCTTTAATTGTGGGTAGTCCAAAAAATTGTCCAATAGCCATTTTTGAAGATCGATATACAGAAGGGGGAACTTATATTTATATCTGTCAGGAAAATATGTGCAAATTACCAATGGAAAAGGTTGAATTAGCAATTAAACAAATACAGGAGAATTATGAAGAGAATTAA